From a single Canis aureus isolate CA01 chromosome 5, VMU_Caureus_v.1.0, whole genome shotgun sequence genomic region:
- the SYNC gene encoding syncoilin isoform X4, which yields MASPEPRHGGDGAAQAAREPRAEASSPVEEESSESLHEVGTLDLDATLSLKGTLNLDDILYLGDTGDLDEILYVEELEKPEETLYIEETRQPGEALGTDEPVNPEEILYVEEPTKPEKITSPEQTSDEGEMVTSEEKASPEEGLSAGPSPSTESLSIEDLELLEERFQQCVQAVAHLEEERDQLIHELVLLREPALQEVQQVHQDILAAYKLHAQAELERDALREEIRLVKQKLFKVTKECVAYQYQLECRRQDVAQFAELREVLTTRAAQLSEELAQLRDAYEKQKEQLRQQLEAPPSQRDGHFLQESRRLSAQFENLMAESRQGLEEEYEPQLLRLLERKEAAAKALQKTQAEIQEMKEALRPLQAEARQLHLQNRNLEDQITLVRQKRDEEVQQYRTVSFQKGVWFTYFCHSSSELNADEQLEEMEERQRQLRSSVQLQQQKNKEMEQLRISLAEELSTYKHD from the exons ATGGCCAGCCCGGAGCCCCGGCACGGCGGGGACGGCGCCGCCCAGGCCGCGAG GGAACCAAGAGCAGAAGCCAGTTCTCCTGTTGAAGAGGAGAGCTCTGAGTCCCTGCATGAGGTGGGGACTTTGGATCTAGATGCTACTCTGTCTTTGAAGGGGACTTTGAACTTAGATGACATTCTCTATCTGGGGGACACAGGTGACCTCGATGAGATACTCTATGTGGAAGAGTTGGAGAAGCCTGAGGAGACGCTGTACATTGAGGAGACCAGGCAGCCAGGTGAAGCCCTGGGCACGGATGAACCTGTGAACCCAGAGGAGATCCTGTATGTGGAAGAGCCCACGAAGCCAGAAAAGATCACAAGCCCAGAGCAGACCAGTGATGAGGGAGAGATGGTCACGAGCGAGGAGAAAGCTAGCCCTGAGGAAGGCCTCAGTGCCGGGCCTAGTCCCAGCACAGAGAGCCTGAGCATAGAGGACCTAGAGTTGCTAGAGGAGCGTTTCCAGCAATGCGTCCAAGCTGTGGCCCACCTGGAAGAGGAGAGGGATCAGCTCATCCACGAGCTCGTATTGCTCCGGGAACCGGCCCTCCAGGAGGTACAGCAAGTCCATCAGGACATCCTAGCTGCCTACAAACTGCATGCCCAGGCGGAGCTGGAGAGGGATGCACTAAGGGAGGAGATCCGGCTGGTCAAGCAGAAGCTGTTCAAGGTGACGAAGGAGTGTGTGGCCTACCAGTACCAGCTGGAGTGCCGCCGGCAGGACGTGGCCCAGTTTGCCGAGCTGCGGGAGGTGCTGACGACGCGGGCAGCTCAGCTCTCAGAGGAACTGGCCCAGCTCCGGGATGCCTAtgagaagcagaaggagcagcTACGGCAACAGCTAGAAGCACCTCCGAGCCAGAGGGATGGGCACTTTCTTCAGGAGAGCAGACGGCTCTCTGCCCAGTTTGAGAACCTCATGGCCGAGAGCCGCCAGGGCCTGGAGGAAGAGTATGAGCCTCAGCTGCTGCGCCTCCTAGAGAGGAAAGAAGCTGCGGCCAAAGCGCTGCAGAAAACCCAGGCCGAAATCCAAGAGATGAAGGAAGCTCTGAGACCCCTGCAGGCAGAGGCCCGGCAGCTCCACCTGCAGAACAGGAACCTGGAGGACCAGATCACACTCGTGAGGCAAAAGCGAGATGAGGAGGTGCAGCAGTACAGG actGTGAGCTTTCAGAAGGGAGTATGGTTTACTTATTTCTGCCACTCCAGCTCGGAGTTAAATGCTGAT
- the SYNC gene encoding syncoilin isoform X6 translates to MASPEPRHGGDGAAQAAREPRAEASSPVEEESSESLHEVGTLDLDATLSLKGTLNLDDILYLGDTGDLDEILYVEELEKPEETLYIEETRQPGEALGTDEPVNPEEILYVEEPTKPEKITSPEQTSDEGEMVTSEEKASPEEGLSAGPSPSTESLSIEDLELLEERFQQCVQAVAHLEEERDQLIHELVLLREPALQEVQQVHQDILAAYKLHAQAELERDALREEIRLVKQKLFKVTKECVAYQYQLECRRQDVAQFAELREVLTTRAAQLSEELAQLRDAYEKQKEQLRQQLEAPPSQRDGHFLQESRRLSAQFENLMAESRQGLEEEYEPQLLRLLERKEAAAKALQKTQAEIQEMKEALRPLQAEARQLHLQNRNLEDQITLVRQKRDEEVQQYREQLEEMEERQRQLRSSVQLQQQKNKEMEQLRISLAEELSTYKHD, encoded by the exons ATGGCCAGCCCGGAGCCCCGGCACGGCGGGGACGGCGCCGCCCAGGCCGCGAG GGAACCAAGAGCAGAAGCCAGTTCTCCTGTTGAAGAGGAGAGCTCTGAGTCCCTGCATGAGGTGGGGACTTTGGATCTAGATGCTACTCTGTCTTTGAAGGGGACTTTGAACTTAGATGACATTCTCTATCTGGGGGACACAGGTGACCTCGATGAGATACTCTATGTGGAAGAGTTGGAGAAGCCTGAGGAGACGCTGTACATTGAGGAGACCAGGCAGCCAGGTGAAGCCCTGGGCACGGATGAACCTGTGAACCCAGAGGAGATCCTGTATGTGGAAGAGCCCACGAAGCCAGAAAAGATCACAAGCCCAGAGCAGACCAGTGATGAGGGAGAGATGGTCACGAGCGAGGAGAAAGCTAGCCCTGAGGAAGGCCTCAGTGCCGGGCCTAGTCCCAGCACAGAGAGCCTGAGCATAGAGGACCTAGAGTTGCTAGAGGAGCGTTTCCAGCAATGCGTCCAAGCTGTGGCCCACCTGGAAGAGGAGAGGGATCAGCTCATCCACGAGCTCGTATTGCTCCGGGAACCGGCCCTCCAGGAGGTACAGCAAGTCCATCAGGACATCCTAGCTGCCTACAAACTGCATGCCCAGGCGGAGCTGGAGAGGGATGCACTAAGGGAGGAGATCCGGCTGGTCAAGCAGAAGCTGTTCAAGGTGACGAAGGAGTGTGTGGCCTACCAGTACCAGCTGGAGTGCCGCCGGCAGGACGTGGCCCAGTTTGCCGAGCTGCGGGAGGTGCTGACGACGCGGGCAGCTCAGCTCTCAGAGGAACTGGCCCAGCTCCGGGATGCCTAtgagaagcagaaggagcagcTACGGCAACAGCTAGAAGCACCTCCGAGCCAGAGGGATGGGCACTTTCTTCAGGAGAGCAGACGGCTCTCTGCCCAGTTTGAGAACCTCATGGCCGAGAGCCGCCAGGGCCTGGAGGAAGAGTATGAGCCTCAGCTGCTGCGCCTCCTAGAGAGGAAAGAAGCTGCGGCCAAAGCGCTGCAGAAAACCCAGGCCGAAATCCAAGAGATGAAGGAAGCTCTGAGACCCCTGCAGGCAGAGGCCCGGCAGCTCCACCTGCAGAACAGGAACCTGGAGGACCAGATCACACTCGTGAGGCAAAAGCGAGATGAGGAGGTGCAGCAGTACAGG